CATCAGCGATATATCGTTACGGTCCGCATTATCTGCCTGCAGAATCGCGCGTTACGATACGTTATTCTCTTTACACGCGTGCACTGAAATAATTTACGAATATTTTACATCGAACGAAATAGTGTGCGAGGGAATGCAATAATTATACACGCAAGAGGTGTGAATTAAATTACGTACAAGCGCACTTTTGTTCGCGGCGCATATTTCTCCGCTGACAAGTCGAATTCCATAGCGATTATTTTAACATTTCCCGCTTGTAAATATGAAATCTAATTTCACGGTAATTTCGTAACACGTTGGAATGTTAATTTACTTTACCACGCTAAAAAGACGCGTACGCGTTACGATGTACATCCTATCAGATTCTTCCGcgataaaaataaaagcaatCCTCCGTGCCAAGAAACAGTATCATTCGCACAACATAAAACTGTCCTGTTCAAtttgaaaagggaaaaagagttGGACGAGTCTTTAAACTGCGACAGGGCAACGGAGACAACAGGGCGACACCGTTGCACATTGGTTATGTTGCTCGGAGGAAAGTGTCCACAAAAAAAACCGTACGAATCGCGTTTAAGTACGTTACGACTGTTAAGAGTCACGTTTACCCCATGAAACCTCTCCTATTCTCCTCAAAAAAATTCCAACCTAATTCACCGAATATAAATTTGAATCCAACTCTAACCGATGCAAGCAGCCGTACACATGGAAAGAGTGACGAGGAAAGGTGATCACCATTATTCAAAAACGCTAAGAAAATCGAGGGGGGAGAAAGGGTACTCCTCGATGCACGACGAAATAAACAAAACAGCACATCGAGGAGAGAGGAAAAAAGCGTGGGACGTTGGAAGCCGTGGAAGTGTGATCGCATGGCACGCGTGATGTCATCTAGAAAAACCTCGCTCTCTGGACGGCCCTTGACAATATCGATCGTATCAATCCGCAATTCTGTCAAGGCAGACCGCGAGAAATGGGCGTTCACTGGGGGCAATGCGCACGAAACAAGTTTTTCGCGTGTATCGGCGCAACCAGGGGCGAGAGAGCAGGCGAACCTAACCTCACAAATTCGCAGGTGCACGGGCCCAGCGGGGGTTAGCCGATCGAATCCGATGCACGAAAACAGCTGTCCCCCGATGGCCACTGCCACGATCCGCCACTAGATTCCCGATCCACTTACCGTGTACCGCGAAGGGGCCGGTCCAGACCGATCTCGCGGCGAGCAAAACAACACCGTCCGCTGGTTTTATTGCACGGGGCAGATATTTCGGTCGGCGTGTGCCCGACTCGTCCGCAGGCTGACGTAGTTCTCGTCCACGTGATAGCCCGGGAGCCAGCGATTAACCATGCACCGACACCGGCCTACCGTTCAACGCGTCGGTCAACACGAGCGCGCCTGTTTACCATTGTTCACGTCGCACGATAAATTAAAGTAATCGGACATTTTTCAACACGCTCCTCCACGGTCCCGTCTACTCCTTCCCCACTGACACGTCTTTTGTGACGTCACCGATTCAATACTTTTCGCGAAGGTTTCTCCTCCGTCGGTACAGCGAGCCGCCGGCAGATGGCGGCACCGGCGCGATCGCCTGCCCACTCGAGCGTCGCGCGGACGGCGCGCGATATTTGAAATCGCCACGCGAAAAAAAAGTCAACCGCGTCGAAACTCGAGCTACGTATACAACTATTCTGGATTAAATGTACCTTCTAAGATACTTTTGAACGAAACGATGGGcgtagaaatattttattcgggTTTCGATTTTAGGTAGCCGTAATCGTGTTTCTTCTATTCTTTTCAAAGCGATGATACGTAGTTGTCAGTTGAATGTGTCTTTTGATACTTTTATTCTCAAGGGACAAAGTTGCGCTGTTCGCGGATATTAAGATTATAtttggagagaaaaaaaaacgaattagCTCCAAGGGGATTGCCTGTGTAGCTGCTTAGAACCATCAGTAACGGCGACCAACGGTATCTTATCACCGCCTCCTTATCAGGGATGGTCGGCTTGATACGAGAAACCCGATTTCAGTTCGTGACGCGAAGTTCTACGGTCGCTGATCTCGCGTGGAAACATGGACCGCCGACTGTTACTTGTGTGCATTCTCGCTTCCTCGATGGTAAAGTGCGAAGACGCCTCTGAGAATGTCGAAGCTTTGAATAAAAACGCCACGGTCGTTGCAAGCGAACAGGCGAACAGCACAGCCGCGGAGAATAAACACAGGAACGAAACGCAGGAGGCTCCTGCACCGAAACTGCCGAGCTTGTGCACCGTGTGCAACTGTACAGGTACTTTAGAAATATCTGCAATCAATTGTAATCacgaattaagaaaaaaaaatggtggaAGTCGACGGGAGAGATTTCTATTTAACTTAAATAATCATCTTCGCGAAGCCGCTTGTGCAAGTAATAAACGAAGAGGGAATTATTCTTTTTCTGCTAGGCGATGTTATAAGCTGTGAAGATAGAAACTTGGCCGTTCATTTCGAGGACTATCAATGGCCGAACGTAACGATAAGCGTTGCGTCGTTCAAAGGCAACTCGCTTGCCGCCGTGAAACCCTTCCCTAAAATTGCGATTGAGAAGCTGATTCTGCGAGGGAGTAATATCACGAAAATCGAGAATGCCGCTTTCAAGAAGTTGATCAACCTCACCGAGCTGGATCTCAGTCATAATCAGCTCACTACGGAGAACTTGCAACCCCAGGCGTTCGAGGTAAGATTGCGTAACGATATAACAGAAGTACGCTGACAGGAAACCAAAATGTTCTATCACAGTTTTCATCCATTAGGTCACCTACACGATAATCCGTTTAATCTTCCGTTAGTCACACTCGTTATCTCGGAACTTTAATTCAGGAAGATATTTCCACTCCGCAGAAATTGACAATCGATGCGTCTAGTGTTGTAAACTTTACGTTAGACGCTGCATTAACTGTCGAATTAGAATAATTAGATTCAGATTTtgatttattgtattattagttGCCCTTAAACTTTGCGACCTGCCTTGCAGCTCGCGCCtttttgcatttattatttttttacacggTCATTGCACGGTCATTTATAATTATTGCCACATTTAAATTTCTAGTCGAATGGAAGATCGTTTAAATTTCAGGGCAGGTTTTCAGTGGAAGCCTACGAACCACTGAAGAAGCTGGCCATCTTGGACCTGTCTTACAACAGCCTTCATTCGTTGCATCAAGATCTATTCGAGCACATGTCGGCTCTGAAGGTACTGAACCTATCCAGGAACTTGTTCACGCAAATCGACTTCCGCACGTCCCTAGCAATCAGCTCTTTGATAACATTGGAAGAACTGGACCTGAGCTACTGTGGCCTGAAGTCACTGCCGGACACCCAATTTTATAATTCCAGGTAAGTCCTCAAGTTAGGGGATCACCGCGCAATTTAAAGTTTCCTTAAGGGgtgggttatacctagtcaggaattttttttgaaaaagcggaagcatatatttttacagaactttttgcatttaaaagagcaacgtttagagaacgttgggtaattttttcgtggaaaaatatttacgtttataataaagtaacagtcggcatccaagaagcctttttaaaaatttggtcttGCGGAGAACACTGCCATTCGCAACctgattattttaaaaattatttttaaaaattcaaaccgacttcaaaaacataaaaatgcacgaaaaagtaaaaaataattttttcccttacttaatctacgattctcaatttttttatgtcggcgccttaTCATtttcactgtgtaaatctgacgcCGACTTAAGAAAatggagagtcgtagattaaataaggggaaaaaattatattttactttcccgtgcatttttatgttttttaagtcgattttaattttttaaacatgtttttagataatctggttccgaatcaCAGTGTTCTccgcaaaaacaaatttttaaaaaggcttcttggatgtcgcttgttattttattataaacgtaaatatttttccacgaaaaaattaccaaatgttctttaaacgttgctcttttaactgcaaaaagttctgtgaaattatatgcttccgctttttcaaaaaaaattcacaaacattcgcctcctttcggccggctgactaggtataatcccttaaaacCTCGACATCGATATCGCTCAGACTTTACACGGGAATTCTGGTATTAGAGTTACGGAGTAGCGGCTATCTACAGATATAATAAGGGAAACTGATTCAATAGACTCGAACGCGCTGATAAGAAGCACAGATATCGCGTTGATCAGAGGCGTGCACGCGGAAGGAAATGTGTGTTGCCAAACTTCGAATGGCAATCGAAATTGAgggccttgcagcaagagggctgCAGCTCTATCTTCGcgaacttcgagtaaattagagaaaactgtTTATGAAAAATTACTGCTTTGACTCAGCATTGAGAAGAgtacactaattgaaaaatatatattttcacaaaataacTAGTAgtcattgagttgataagttttttaCTTCTATTTTCGGCGAAGTAATAttctataacaaaaatattaatatttctatttttatttatttggaaattttttacgtaCATTTCACGTTGCAACTCAAAACCGTcagaaatggagctgcacccctcttgctgcaaggtacTCAATTAATCTGGATTCCACGATAATCGAGAATATCTTTTTTCTGGATTTTGCCACAGCAAATGGGCGATACCTATAATGCGCATTTTGATTAAAGTGTTTGTCCGCGGTGTAGGCACCTGAGAAAGTTGGACCTGAGCGGCAACGAGCTCACAGTCCCACCCTCCGCGCTCGGGGAGACGACGCTAGAGAGCCTTTATCTCGACGAAAATCCGATCCAGGTTATCAATCACGTGCACTCCTTCCCGCTTATGCCGAAATTAAAGGAGCTCAGCCTCTGCTGCATGCCGCATCTTACAGTGATCGGGCCGGGCGCTTTCGCCGGCCTGGAGGCACTGGAACACCTACGCGTGCAGAATTGCCCGAAATTGGagaacgtcgacgaatacgCTCTTGCGTCTCAGGTAAGTTTtgctattgaaaatattaagacatcaaattttcttttaaaaagaatGCAGATTAATTTATACACACAGCAAGGTGTGTACCTTGATTTTTTAAACATCACGTTTCTTTATATGAGcaaaaaaaatcatacaaaTGAATAATTGTAAAAGTTATTGCTACCCGGtttatttctacatacttatctatatttcgattacattttcaattttttttcagcaCGAAAGGATTAAAATTAACTCAAGAGGAACACTTTGTAGTTGCTTTTGAAAAAAAGCGGTGCCCATACGGTGTCCACTGTTGGACGGTTTCtgatcatctgaaacaaaaatttcaaaaggaTTCCTTATTTGTATGTCCTTGGCTATAGCCGGTACCAGAACGAAggaaagatattgaaaattatttaatttttttcattctgacAGCCCCAGAAAGtggaaaaaatatgtgaaaatccAAACTCAATCTTCAAAGTGccgtcattttttaaattttcaatatctttctTTCATTCTGGTACCGGCTGTAGCCAAGGACATACAAATAAGGAATCCTTTCGAATTATTTGTTTCAGATGATCAGAAACCGTCCAACAGTGTACACCGAATGGACAtcgcttttttttcaaaagcaacTACAAAGTGGTCCACTTGAGTTAATTTTAATCCTGTCgtgctaaaaaaaattgaaaatgtaatCGAAATACAGATAAGCATGTAGAAATAAGCCGGGTAGCAATAACTTTTACAAGCTCCTCagaaaaaattccgaaaaaacGCAAAGACAATGCTTCGTTACACTGGAAGACCCCCTTACGTAAATATATTAGAACACCGTGATTTTGGGATGGGGGGAATGGAGGGGAGTTGGAGGAATAGTGCAGAGATGTCTACTCGTTTCTTTGTAACGGCGGAGTCATTGTTGGTGTTTTATTCCCGCTCGATTGTGACGCGCGGAGCCAGCGCGAAACGATAAATTGATGGGATTGAATGGAGAGGAGATCGCAAAGGAGTATTGTGTTTGATCGCAGAAGGAGTCTCAGGGGCCCGTGTGGCCGCCGCTGAAGAAGCTGGATTTATCGGATAACGCGCTGCGATATTTGCCCACGCACTTCGTAGCAAGCTGGGACTCGCTCGAAGAATTGAATCTGATGAACAACAAATGGGGCTGCGATTGCAATAATCAATATCTGGTAAGTTCTGGCAATCACGAAATACTATACGAACGGGGGAGAAGGGGCGCGGATGCGGGGGGCGGGTGGGTTGTATTGAACCCGATCGATTCGATTTGCGGGCGACGGCCAATTTGCGAATCCTTCTCTTTCgtctttaattttcgccagccACGATATTCCATATCGTCCATGTATTTCGCGTGGCCGCGACGCTTTAAACGCCCATTGTTGTGttaagaaattttaagaaactGCAGTAAATTACCAGTCTCGAGGAAATTACCTTTCGCATGATATCATTTCGCGAAATAAAGTATTTTCGCATACTTTATTGTTACTCAAAGGTGTAGAGTAGATTTAAACTTTCCACTGTATTTTAAAGTACCGGGGCAACCCTGTATGGACCCCTTCACGCGATCAGGGTCTTTCACTCAAGGTGGACTATACTAGTCGTGGTGTACGAAAGCATCCACCGTCCCGATCGTTAAAAAGTTTCACCCATATAGTATCACCTCTACCAATTTAAATTGCATTTCGTTGTCCCTAGATTGGCACGTTGCTGCCGCAGCAGGGGAAGAAGTTAATGGGAGACTACGTAAATACACTCACCTGCGCGTCGCCGCCAGAGCACGTGGGGAAGAACTTAACGTCGTTGTCGCATAGGAAGCTCCGCTGCCTGGACGTTTACGGGGCGAAGCCAGAGAAGGACGCGACGATTCTGATCGGCGTGCTGATCGGTTTGCTCCTGGCCATTCCCGTCTGCCTGACGATCTTCGTCCTCTGGCGCCGCGGCTTCTTCTTCTGCGGCTCTCAAGGGCCGGCCAGCTTCTCCCGCGCCTTCTACAAGAGAACCTCCAACGACGACGAGATCTGACGTGCCCGTTACCGTTGATTAAATCTAGTCGATAAAGAAACGAGGAACGAGTTAAACAGGCCGACCGACGCCGTCCCGGCGACGGCGCTTCATGGGAATTACGAAATTACAGCCCTCGCGAGATGCTCGTTAGAGAGGGACCATTATTTTCAGACAGTGCTCGGGGATGATTTGATTACGTAATAGCGGGATTGGAAAGTGCGCTATGAATGCTTAGATCTTAGGTGCTTAGGTGTAGTTATTTATGTTAATGGAGAATCAGGGAAATATTAATATCCGCGACGATAACTCTTTTTCGTATCTGTATGACGTGCTGACATGAGTGGTGTGTACTTTTATAATAAACTTCTACTTTTCTAAGTTTGCCCATTAAACGAGCTCGCAGGCTTCTTCATCCGGGGTGATCCACCCTCCTGCGTTTTTAATCGCGCTCTTCGCCCTGCGATTACGACTTGTACCGCGAGAAAAATAGTATAGTAAATAAAACGTGCCTTGAAACACATCTCTCGTTTTGCGTGCCATTCTTTCAGGATTAAGTACTCGATCAGCCTTGAGGtagaagcagagatgggcacaatttttatttaaataaaatgtcggataaagaataaaagttaaacaaattattcgttTTATGTAGGATAAAGTtgactcgggttaacgaacggatcaagatttttttttaacttttattagttattcgaaagtttctttaaatgcaaattttgcccatctctgcataGAAGCTATTTCATAAGCACCAAACGGGGGTAATTAAAGACTGATGGAAAGCCAAATAGAATTCTAAAGCAGAAGTTCAATAAATGATTCGTTAGCAAAGACCATCGCCAACTGATTTGTATCTCAAAATGACTGGGCAATCTTTAAGGGGGTGCAACCACCTTGTAGGCCTGAGAGAATAGGTaaatttaaagtttgttttctcAGGTAATTTCTTAGTGAAATATCGGGATCCTTTTAGGAGatgttaggcaacattttaactttattttcacACATTATTTATTACTCATACAGTTTTAAAGTGGCTGAGTTATTGgaacatataaaataaaaaattcttatttcaacTTGAAGAGAAATAGACTTTCTTCAATGCAGCGTACGATTTCtgactaattttaaaaataaggaaatggcttcgaaaataatttttttctgatcACTGAAACAGTTCGGCTTTGGAGGTTTATAAAAAtcgaacaaattaaaatataataaaaaccgTGCGTTAAATGTTAAAATGCTGCCTAATATCTCCTAAAAAATCCCGatgtttcactgaaaaattacctgagAAAACAAATCTTGAATTCACCCATTTTTTGTGGGCCCACAAGGTGTTGTATCCCCTTAAGTTACTCAAAGCATTCGACTCACCTCTTCGAACCCCCGCGACAGAGCTTGAAacctgttataatatcgatttcggttctccaaacggttacgaAGAACCTTTACTTTGCATAACTCTTATGAAGACCTGAAATTTCCAACTGTTATCTGTtttggttacggttcctatttccctcctcatatcggttccataaccgttattacttcggttctatatcggttccgaaacggttccagaatcaattcttctaTCGAtgtttccctaattgatatcattaattattataacaTTAATTATGATAGTCCAAGAAAATCGGCCAAAATTGGCATATCGGGAGGGTGTTGTTTTCCAACATGATAATGCAACGCCCCACGCATCTTCGCTCACTCGCCAAAAATCATTGGACCTAGGTTGGGAGGTGTTATCACATCCACCATATAGCCCTGACCTTGCGCCTTCAGATCTCCATTTTCTTCGTTCCCCGCAGAGCTCCTTAAATGTTAAAATTTCTAACAACGCTGACGATGTAAAATCttatttaattcaattttttgcTGGCAAAAATCAGAAGTTTTATGAACATGCAATTATGAGACTGCCTGAAAGATGGCAAAAGGTCATCGACAAAACCGACAATACCTAATTTAATAAAGCTATATTTTCAAgtaaaattttccaattttccttcttatttaaaattcgcaATCACTCACTTGCCAAGCCAatatataacaattttaaacagttattttcggagccgtttcaagccctggtccgCGACCTCTCCGAAGCCGAAGATCACCAAAAAGCGAGGGACCTTTCGAAAATCTCTCCAACGACCATCGAGCGTGGCCAATTTTGGGGATGCAGGCCAATAGCGGCGCACGCTCTCGATTACCATCCGTAGGATCGTCCGCGCTCATTTTTCGTCTAACAAGTCTCGAGAGAGTTTGCTTAGCCGGCCTGTCGGTGGACGCGGTTTCTGGAACGCTGCAGGGATAGTTTCGGCAGCGTTAAGCTTGCGGACGGGTTTTCGGCTTTACCGTCGACATCGTCGGggaggggggcgggggggggcgGGTGGCGGAGAGGGTGGCTTACTGACGTGGATTGTAGACCACCGAGGGGCAGACGGGACGGATGAATGGACACGCGTCGGTAACACAATTACTGGGACGTTAATTTACTCAATAATCACGGAAGCATCCACGTCTAAATGCCGGCACGCGCCTCTTCTCCCTTCCGCCGTCAACATACTAGAGGCTCTCTAATGCAGCGGATGAATACGGGTCCTGCTTCGTGGATGATTGCGTCATTACACGTGCGTTTCTCTAAACAGGTCGCGGCGCGGAATGTTTTTCAGCGGGTCGTGTCCGTTTTGATTGCTTGGGACAGGGACGTCTCCTAGGGTGCATTTTGTTGGAAGTTTAGAGGGGGTTGTTAGGTGGAAATGTTCGGGTAATATTTTTAGCGGGAGCTGTGTAGTTACAGCGTCGCTTTGAAGTACGAAGAGGGTAGGAGTGTTTAAAGGCAGGCGGCATTTTATAGCGAACGTTGGCACCCTATTAGTAAACAATGATTGGGAATGG
The nucleotide sequence above comes from Andrena cerasifolii isolate SP2316 chromosome 2, iyAndCera1_principal, whole genome shotgun sequence. Encoded proteins:
- the LOC143378701 gene encoding transforming growth factor beta activator LRRC32 isoform X1, with the protein product MDRRLLLVCILASSMVKCEDASENVEALNKNATVVASEQANSTAAENKHRNETQEAPAPKLPSLCTVCNCTGDVISCEDRNLAVHFEDYQWPNVTISVASFKGNSLAAVKPFPKIAIEKLILRGSNITKIENAAFKKLINLTELDLSHNQLTTENLQPQAFEGRFSVEAYEPLKKLAILDLSYNSLHSLHQDLFEHMSALKVLNLSRNLFTQIDFRTSLAISSLITLEELDLSYCGLKSLPDTQFYNSSVCPRCRHLRKLDLSGNELTVPPSALGETTLESLYLDENPIQVINHVHSFPLMPKLKELSLCCMPHLTVIGPGAFAGLEALEHLRVQNCPKLENVDEYALASQKESQGPVWPPLKKLDLSDNALRYLPTHFVASWDSLEELNLMNNKWGCDCNNQYLIGTLLPQQGKKLMGDYVNTLTCASPPEHVGKNLTSLSHRKLRCLDVYGAKPEKDATILIGVLIGLLLAIPVCLTIFVLWRRGFFFCGSQGPASFSRAFYKRTSNDDEI
- the LOC143378701 gene encoding transforming growth factor beta activator LRRC32 isoform X2; the protein is MDRRLLLVCILASSMVKCEDASENVEALNKNATVVASEQANSTAAENKHRNETQEAPAPKLPSLCTVCNCTGDVISCEDRNLAVHFEDYQWPNVTISVASFKGNSLAAVKPFPKIAIEKLILRGSNITKIENAAFKKLINLTELDLSHNQLTTENLQPQAFEGRFSVEAYEPLKKLAILDLSYNSLHSLHQDLFEHMSALKVLNLSRNLFTQIDFRTSLAISSLITLEELDLSYCGLKSLPDTQFYNSRHLRKLDLSGNELTVPPSALGETTLESLYLDENPIQVINHVHSFPLMPKLKELSLCCMPHLTVIGPGAFAGLEALEHLRVQNCPKLENVDEYALASQKESQGPVWPPLKKLDLSDNALRYLPTHFVASWDSLEELNLMNNKWGCDCNNQYLIGTLLPQQGKKLMGDYVNTLTCASPPEHVGKNLTSLSHRKLRCLDVYGAKPEKDATILIGVLIGLLLAIPVCLTIFVLWRRGFFFCGSQGPASFSRAFYKRTSNDDEI